In one window of Tenacibaculum mesophilum DNA:
- a CDS encoding RHS repeat-associated core domain-containing protein, with protein MSDSQKNVELSRFFSPDNYIQEPFNTQSFNRFGYAWNNPLKFTDPSGEFFIAALIGALISVATNGIINIIEGRPFF; from the coding sequence TTGAGCGATAGTCAAAAGAATGTAGAATTAAGTCGTTTTTTTTCTCCTGATAATTATATACAAGAACCTTTTAATACGCAAAGTTTTAATCGTTTTGGGTATGCTTGGAATAACCCTCTTAAATTCACTGATCCTAGTGGTGAGTTTTTTATAGCAGCTTTAATTGGAGCTTTAATTAGTGTAGCTACCAATGGAATAATAAATATAATAGAAGGTAGACCTTTCTTCTAA
- a CDS encoding metallophosphoesterase family protein: protein MIIIFIISSCGDHYLTSSNGLRSKNFYKRYIDKRINPNTIEIKTDIIYIDSHYYKNGELFKSENAKKDYFRFYKNGTCYRFNDYGSKNLNKLSFNPKKGDIGFTIKKGKKYFLMTYSIIDGGGFSQSEIRMKDDTLVIYSKNGKDEFFSYFKKMKVPREWLDWKPDY from the coding sequence TTGATAATTATATTTATTATATCTTCTTGTGGAGATCACTATTTAACTTCTTCGAATGGTTTGAGAAGTAAGAATTTTTACAAGAGATATATTGATAAAAGAATTAATCCTAATACTATAGAAATAAAAACTGATATTATATATATAGATTCTCATTATTACAAAAATGGCGAACTATTTAAGAGTGAAAATGCTAAGAAAGATTATTTTCGTTTCTACAAAAATGGTACATGTTATCGTTTTAATGATTACGGAAGTAAGAACCTAAATAAATTATCCTTTAACCCAAAAAAAGGAGATATTGGTTTTACTATAAAAAAAGGCAAGAAATATTTTTTAATGACATATTCTATAATAGATGGAGGAGGTTTTTCTCAATCAGAAATTAGAATGAAAGATGATACATTGGTTATATATTCTAAGAATGGAAAAGATGAGTTTTTTAGTTATTTTAAAAAGATGAAAGTTCCAAGAGAATGGTTGGATTGGAAACCTGATTATTGA
- a CDS encoding JAB domain-containing protein, with amino-acid sequence MDIKLTEQEKIKILNSDDIYGIMQRILLRDNKIDQNREHFWVIGLANNNRILFIELISLGTVNATLVEPMEVFSFALQKRAVKIILCHNHPSGELTPSDNDKNLTDRLIQVGIIVNTHVIDHLIISDKSYLSFADNGLLQELAKSTKYVPKYVLEQRLKKEASEIAKRSEKIEIAKNLKRKGLDIITIADATGLTEEEVKKLRVKRS; translated from the coding sequence ATGGATATAAAATTGACAGAACAAGAAAAGATAAAAATCTTAAATTCCGATGATATTTACGGAATTATGCAACGCATTTTATTAAGAGATAATAAAATAGACCAAAATCGTGAGCATTTTTGGGTTATTGGTTTAGCAAATAACAACCGTATTCTTTTTATTGAACTAATAAGTTTAGGAACTGTCAATGCAACCTTGGTAGAGCCTATGGAGGTATTTAGCTTTGCGCTACAAAAGAGAGCTGTAAAAATAATATTATGTCATAACCATCCAAGTGGTGAATTAACTCCGTCAGACAATGACAAAAACCTAACAGATAGGTTGATACAAGTTGGTATTATAGTAAATACCCATGTAATAGACCATTTAATTATTTCTGATAAAAGTTATTTGAGTTTTGCTGATAATGGTCTTTTGCAGGAGCTGGCAAAAAGCACTAAATATGTTCCTAAATATGTGTTAGAACAGCGTTTAAAAAAGGAGGCATCTGAAATAGCAAAACGTAGTGAGAAAATAGAAATAGCTAAAAATTTAAAAAGAAAAGGTCTTGATATAATTACTATTGCAGATGCTACAGGCTTAACGGAAGAAGAAGTGAAGAAGTTGCGTGTAAAAAGGTCTTAA
- a CDS encoding T9SS type A sorting domain-containing protein: MKTRLPYVVILCCITFFTANSQNLLNTSSWTVGTGSVSGFSQNGTTSENSREYGIGPEGASVLLWKATPDASSNADGGWNSSYSNIDHTKTYRLVVWLKKTNSNDGSSYFGCQEWQSSSDMSLQNYTILKLNGDIRQNPYFWAGDLPQLNKWYMLVGYVHGSNYNSGLNYGGIYDPLTGNKVVNITDYKFSSSTTKLRHRTYLFYDTNTSDSQYFYAPRMELVDGNEPSIQELLGLNKSNDPSNMLDYSKWAVGTGSTSGFTRNGAENENVRELGKNHVGEEVVLWKAVPGSASDADGGWSTGWINASDDVSYRFSVWIKKTNSNYGSTYLGFYANNEGSLKLDGTYNKNPYFWSGDLPKLNRWYLIVGYVHKSSHTGTTNTGGIYDGTTGEKIRTITDYKLKNTVTALRHRSYLYYDTNILDRQYFYAPRIDRITGNEPTIEDLLRINNESKLIVSYDVAGNQTQTFYCGDPSYCSPPAAKKVKEEDETPSSIIVSNDDEKEEKEDVEKEKEVFNNDVHIYPNPTSDYTILNLSDDLLNNLHSIKLYNSNSVLLKNIKVTSNSIQLDMSTMAVGMYFVHIHLNKGKSITKKIVKK; encoded by the coding sequence ATGAAAACAAGACTACCTTATGTGGTTATACTCTGTTGTATAACTTTTTTTACTGCAAATTCTCAAAACTTACTGAATACTAGTTCGTGGACAGTTGGTACAGGTTCTGTATCAGGTTTTAGTCAGAATGGTACTACTTCAGAAAATAGTAGAGAATATGGAATTGGACCTGAAGGAGCAAGTGTATTACTATGGAAAGCTACCCCTGATGCTTCTAGTAATGCTGACGGTGGCTGGAACTCTTCTTATTCAAACATAGATCATACAAAAACCTATCGCTTAGTTGTTTGGTTAAAAAAGACAAACTCAAATGATGGGAGTAGTTATTTTGGTTGTCAAGAGTGGCAAAGTAGCTCAGATATGAGTCTACAAAATTATACCATTTTAAAGTTAAATGGAGACATAAGGCAGAATCCTTATTTTTGGGCAGGAGATTTACCCCAACTCAATAAATGGTATATGTTAGTAGGGTATGTTCATGGAAGCAATTATAATTCAGGTTTAAACTACGGTGGAATTTATGATCCTCTCACAGGAAATAAAGTTGTGAATATTACTGATTATAAATTTTCTTCCTCTACAACAAAGTTAAGGCATCGAACATATTTATTTTATGACACAAACACCTCTGATAGTCAGTATTTCTACGCACCAAGAATGGAGTTAGTAGATGGAAATGAACCATCTATTCAAGAACTGTTAGGATTAAATAAAAGTAATGATCCATCAAATATGTTAGATTATTCTAAGTGGGCTGTAGGAACAGGTAGTACTTCAGGGTTTACTAGAAATGGAGCTGAAAATGAAAATGTAAGAGAGTTAGGAAAAAATCATGTAGGAGAAGAAGTTGTATTATGGAAAGCTGTTCCTGGATCGGCTAGCGATGCTGATGGTGGTTGGAGTACTGGATGGATTAATGCATCAGATGATGTGTCTTATCGTTTTAGTGTATGGATAAAAAAAACAAATTCTAATTATGGGTCAACTTATTTAGGTTTTTACGCCAATAATGAAGGTTCTTTAAAACTTGATGGGACATATAATAAAAACCCTTATTTCTGGTCTGGTGATTTACCTAAATTAAATAGATGGTATTTAATTGTAGGCTACGTTCATAAAAGTAGTCATACAGGAACAACAAATACAGGTGGTATTTATGACGGTACTACAGGAGAAAAAATAAGAACAATAACTGATTATAAGCTTAAAAATACAGTAACAGCTTTAAGACACCGTTCATATTTGTATTATGATACAAATATACTAGATAGACAATATTTTTATGCCCCTAGAATAGATAGAATAACAGGTAATGAACCAACAATCGAAGATTTATTAAGAATAAACAATGAATCGAAATTAATTGTATCTTATGATGTAGCTGGAAATCAAACACAAACTTTTTATTGTGGGGACCCTTCATATTGTTCGCCTCCAGCTGCTAAAAAAGTAAAAGAAGAGGATGAAACTCCTTCTTCAATAATTGTGAGTAATGATGATGAGAAAGAAGAAAAGGAAGATGTAGAAAAGGAGAAAGAGGTTTTCAATAATGACGTACATATTTACCCGAATCCAACATCAGATTATACCATTCTCAATTTAAGTGATGATTTGTTAAATAATCTACACTCTATAAAACTATACAATTCAAATTCAGTTTTATTAAAAAACATTAAAGTAACAAGTAATAGCATTCAATTAGATATGAGTACTATGGCAGTAGGAATGTATTTTGTTCATATTCATTTGAATAAAGGAAAAAGTATTACAAAAAAAATTGTTAAAAAGTAA
- a CDS encoding polymorphic toxin type 23 domain-containing protein, which yields MKRNLYTCVLFLLFVGIQFSNAQDPNVVGGNSSVKIKYKKIKLKTEKTFNEARNSSNVAARTPVEPCLVDPNTGECVDPGPIDPVTTTEAGSTAGSLSVSLTGGASYSIPIMIPPSIKNVAPNIAISYSSQGANGLAGWGWNISGLSTISRIPATKYYDNKHDGIDYNDDRFSIDGQRLILKSGTYGANGSIYQTENYSNIKVVAHGTSPYGASYGPSYFIVYYPNGTRAWYGSSGNSRSRLEWAIFSWRDPQGNYIDYNYQSDNGLLSIKTIKYGGRVGATSSKNQINFTYTTRTRPESVYVGEYQFKRTNLLKSIQVTSGSSQYRKYNLTHGTTSLGYQRLTSVKEYNKDNKALSPITFGYDTSSAWIKDRVVSGDLYPGFDFKTSSLIAGDYDGDGRTDVVFYKENAKDKIYVHSRLYENQLSLAYEINTGGFSEVFSSSILSHNNKILSQQAITTTKETSNLSSSSSSIRFRTFAMAAYGPVHQYDKVWSTPKYKTDNYCGSSSYRTIPRKYISGDFNGDGLTDVIAIEKQYTSRSCYPRDCNGGGGLEPIELKKEESNKAEDKLARLPIEECCDCNSYTQNQYNARTHFIDLDRTKTSNFAKYSGYLRKGIGSKDRIEVGDHNGDGKQDIYHFQEGKVYIYTLDTNNNLTLLREETDSGIKLRDGNYLIPVLLGDYNGDGKTDFLIATGKKSKNWKYFISKGKTFHKETKTLPLAYYQDELIPGSVTKSGVYIKNPYYEYRYTAQDVNGDGKTDLIMHNTIAPYSAYDRSVEYISIYKNNQSTSSTTPTFSYETGYTDTSGKVGKRGFPIFLESNRTNGNLEYGYVSVNNIFMYEFAKDHRKDVLLKSATNNGVKTTVEYERLGMPENDFGPVIYTEDYNQVYPYINVNKSPSFQLVKKLTEEGAGIKRYQDFRYEGAVSNVDIGFQGFLKTKRSNWYGNGVSTLWTISKYDPLKKGALTEQWVTTSYNEGSNYMSKTTNTYNSSLASNKIFTITPTKIVQHSALTGITTTKTLTYDSYKNPLTEYTTYSGGSESITYTYSNNISVSNEYYHVGRLTKKAETNTIGGNAFATEEQYTYSNNLLTQQKVKGNGTSWNTESFTYDAFGNVTQKKLIPSGLSARIENFKYDTSGRFLIESSDIEGLKTKFTYDAFGNPLTTTNPYNQITTFTYDGWNRLISEKNYLGKTTTFSYTKLSGGGLKKTTNYPQGADEIEEYNALGWVTKSGMLGLNNKWTYKSVQYDVVGRVIKESEPYFSFPSQWNTTSYDNYGRAIARTSFNGLVANISYSGLRTTVDDGTKTVKTTKDGSGNIIKMEDPGGTITYTYYGNGVMKSTNYGSHVVSTEIDGWGRKTKLIDPSAGVYTYRYNNLGEVLEETTPKGATTYTYDAYGKIATKKISGEETNMNLSYTYNSTTKLLTSIQGNNARTNENYTYTYVYDSQKRPYITKEQNGKAYFEHKVTRDAYGRVNTETYVSKNTGNNVSSTVKVKNVHDANSGVLTEIQDFNANTTLWKIKEVNERGQAKEMLLGNGMIKKRTYDQYGFLTKMLDQTSDASKKALHLDYSFNTVRGNLNSRKNNNLGWNENFSYDNLDRLTNISGSVSRAQEYDGRGRITSNSTIGTYNYGSTTSYRLQEVDLNTQGDLYYQNHPLQKIKYNAYKKPISISVKDKAKVDFEYGLLQNRSHAYYGGNETNKLDRRYQKHYSAISPVEIEVDKQGNTKIITYIGGDAYSAPLMYVKQTASGSANGYHYLHRDYLSSVLAITKSDGTVQEQRQFGAWGEVDKFKSLNSEIDYEHDTTLLNRGYTGHEHFMGVALIHMNGRMYDAKLGRFLSPDNYIQEPFSTQSFNRFGYVWNNPLKFTDQSGEFIFLAAIIAGAVIGATVGAVSYVVNAAITGNWSWGGFGMAILGGAVTGALAGFIAPGNIPVMLSTGQFLGLVGVGVATSFLPGFNVPIGDFNLRLSPAIAFGKAFGVGANVSVSYNDGNFNMSAGFGVTYFGSAHGTGHKGWEYRTSYAIGYNSGKFNISVYSTYFKSGETTQRVAGLSLGYAEWNIRYENDGSPFSYLGNIFTGENSDRYRTAAMSLSYKDYSIGFNLFTGDPREGLQKREIASTESVVGHPTLSANKKGGQYNGGNADKYRLGAAYFSYKGFRFGRNSEGIRHAIQNKVAHTKISYQPWFKVLNTQPASYFQYQSYNPYTLW from the coding sequence ATGAAAAGAAATTTATACACTTGTGTTTTATTTTTATTGTTTGTAGGAATACAATTTTCTAATGCACAAGACCCTAATGTAGTAGGGGGTAATTCTTCTGTTAAGATAAAGTACAAGAAAATAAAATTAAAGACAGAAAAAACATTTAATGAAGCTAGAAATTCGAGCAATGTTGCTGCTAGAACACCCGTTGAACCTTGCCTTGTGGATCCTAACACAGGAGAATGTGTTGATCCAGGTCCAATTGACCCAGTAACCACAACAGAAGCAGGAAGTACCGCAGGTAGTTTATCAGTTTCCTTAACAGGTGGTGCAAGTTATTCAATACCTATTATGATACCTCCGAGTATTAAGAATGTAGCCCCTAACATTGCTATTAGCTATTCAAGTCAAGGAGCAAATGGTTTAGCAGGTTGGGGATGGAATATTTCAGGGCTGTCTACAATTAGCCGAATACCTGCAACGAAATATTATGATAATAAACATGATGGAATAGACTATAATGACGATCGTTTTTCCATTGATGGACAACGATTAATTTTAAAATCAGGTACATATGGAGCAAATGGCTCTATATATCAAACAGAAAATTACTCAAATATTAAAGTAGTTGCTCATGGAACCTCTCCTTACGGAGCTTCATATGGTCCTTCATATTTTATAGTCTATTATCCTAATGGCACGAGAGCTTGGTATGGGAGTTCAGGAAATTCGAGAAGTAGATTAGAATGGGCTATTTTTAGTTGGCGAGACCCACAAGGAAATTATATTGACTATAATTACCAATCGGATAATGGATTATTAAGTATAAAAACAATTAAGTATGGAGGGAGAGTTGGCGCGACATCATCAAAGAACCAAATAAACTTCACATACACTACCAGAACTAGACCAGAAAGTGTTTATGTTGGTGAATATCAATTTAAAAGAACCAATTTATTAAAAAGTATTCAAGTAACTTCTGGTAGTTCTCAATATAGGAAATATAATTTAACGCATGGTACTACTTCATTAGGGTATCAACGCCTAACTTCAGTCAAAGAGTATAATAAAGATAATAAAGCACTAAGTCCTATTACTTTTGGATATGATACTTCTTCAGCATGGATTAAAGATAGGGTTGTTTCAGGAGATCTGTACCCAGGGTTTGATTTTAAAACAAGTAGTTTAATAGCTGGAGATTATGATGGAGATGGTAGAACAGATGTTGTTTTTTATAAAGAAAATGCTAAAGATAAAATATACGTCCATAGTAGGTTGTACGAGAATCAACTTAGCCTTGCTTACGAAATAAATACAGGAGGTTTTTCAGAAGTTTTTTCTTCCTCTATATTATCTCATAATAATAAAATTTTAAGCCAACAAGCTATAACAACAACAAAGGAGACTTCTAACTTAAGTTCGTCATCTAGTTCTATTCGTTTTAGAACCTTTGCTATGGCAGCCTATGGACCAGTTCATCAGTATGATAAAGTTTGGAGCACTCCTAAATATAAAACAGATAATTATTGTGGAAGTTCAAGCTATAGGACTATACCTAGAAAGTATATTTCAGGAGATTTTAATGGAGATGGCTTAACAGATGTTATTGCTATTGAAAAACAATATACGTCTAGATCTTGTTATCCAAGAGACTGTAATGGAGGTGGTGGATTAGAGCCTATAGAGTTAAAAAAAGAAGAAAGCAACAAAGCCGAAGACAAATTAGCACGACTACCTATTGAGGAATGTTGTGATTGTAATTCTTATACACAGAATCAATATAATGCAAGGACTCATTTTATTGATTTAGATAGAACAAAAACTTCAAATTTTGCAAAATATTCAGGGTATTTAAGAAAAGGGATTGGATCTAAAGACAGAATTGAGGTAGGAGATCATAATGGAGATGGAAAACAAGATATATATCATTTTCAAGAAGGAAAAGTTTACATTTATACGTTAGATACAAATAATAATTTAACATTACTTAGGGAAGAAACAGATTCAGGAATAAAATTAAGAGATGGCAACTATCTAATTCCAGTTCTTTTAGGGGATTATAACGGAGACGGAAAAACAGATTTTTTAATAGCTACAGGGAAAAAGTCTAAGAATTGGAAATACTTCATATCCAAAGGAAAAACATTTCATAAAGAAACCAAGACACTACCTTTAGCTTATTATCAAGATGAATTAATACCTGGTTCTGTAACAAAAAGTGGTGTTTATATTAAAAATCCATATTATGAATATCGATATACTGCACAAGATGTAAATGGAGATGGGAAGACAGATTTAATCATGCATAATACCATTGCACCATATTCAGCATACGATAGATCTGTAGAGTATATAAGCATATATAAAAACAATCAAAGTACTTCAAGTACAACCCCAACTTTTTCTTATGAAACAGGATACACTGATACTAGTGGAAAAGTTGGAAAGCGTGGTTTTCCTATTTTTTTAGAATCTAATCGTACTAATGGGAACTTAGAGTATGGATATGTAAGTGTGAATAATATCTTTATGTATGAGTTTGCGAAAGACCATAGAAAAGATGTTTTATTGAAAAGCGCTACAAACAATGGAGTTAAAACAACTGTAGAGTATGAGCGCCTAGGGATGCCAGAAAATGATTTTGGCCCAGTAATATATACTGAGGACTATAATCAAGTTTATCCTTATATAAATGTGAACAAATCTCCCTCTTTTCAACTGGTAAAAAAGTTGACAGAAGAAGGAGCGGGAATAAAACGTTATCAAGACTTTAGATACGAAGGTGCAGTTTCTAACGTCGATATAGGATTTCAAGGTTTTTTAAAGACCAAACGGAGTAATTGGTATGGAAATGGTGTAAGTACGTTATGGACAATTTCAAAATATGACCCTTTAAAAAAAGGGGCACTTACTGAACAATGGGTTACTACTTCCTACAATGAAGGAAGTAATTACATGTCTAAAACAACAAACACCTATAATTCAAGTTTAGCAAGCAATAAAATATTTACCATAACTCCTACAAAAATAGTACAACATAGTGCTTTAACTGGTATAACTACTACTAAAACACTTACCTATGACTCTTATAAAAACCCTTTAACAGAGTATACAACCTATAGTGGAGGTAGTGAAAGTATTACATACACATACAGTAATAATATTTCTGTAAGTAATGAATACTATCATGTTGGTAGACTTACCAAAAAAGCAGAAACAAATACTATTGGAGGAAATGCTTTTGCAACCGAAGAACAATATACATACAGTAACAACCTTTTAACGCAACAAAAAGTAAAGGGAAATGGAACTTCTTGGAATACAGAGTCTTTCACCTATGATGCTTTTGGTAATGTGACTCAAAAAAAGCTAATACCAAGTGGTTTATCAGCAAGAATAGAAAATTTCAAGTACGATACTAGTGGTCGGTTTTTAATTGAATCTTCTGATATTGAGGGATTGAAAACTAAATTTACTTATGATGCTTTTGGCAATCCATTAACGACAACCAACCCGTATAATCAAATTACTACATTTACCTATGATGGCTGGAATCGTTTAATTTCAGAAAAAAATTACCTTGGAAAAACAACAACTTTTTCTTATACCAAACTAAGTGGAGGTGGTTTGAAAAAAACAACCAACTATCCGCAAGGAGCTGATGAGATTGAAGAGTATAATGCTTTGGGTTGGGTTACCAAAAGTGGTATGTTAGGTCTTAATAATAAGTGGACATACAAAAGTGTGCAATATGATGTTGTTGGAAGAGTTATAAAGGAAAGTGAACCTTATTTTAGTTTTCCAAGTCAATGGAATACTACTTCTTATGATAATTATGGTCGAGCAATAGCTAGAACTAGTTTCAACGGTTTAGTAGCTAACATTAGTTATAGTGGTTTAAGAACTACAGTTGATGATGGAACTAAAACTGTAAAAACTACGAAAGATGGTAGTGGTAACATCATAAAAATGGAAGACCCTGGTGGAACTATTACCTATACTTATTATGGTAATGGAGTCATGAAATCTACGAATTATGGTAGCCATGTAGTAAGTACTGAAATAGATGGTTGGGGAAGGAAAACAAAACTAATAGACCCTTCAGCTGGTGTCTATACCTATCGTTACAATAATTTAGGAGAAGTACTAGAAGAGACTACGCCTAAAGGGGCAACAACATACACCTATGATGCTTATGGCAAAATAGCAACTAAAAAAATTAGTGGAGAAGAAACAAATATGAATTTGAGTTACACTTATAATTCAACCACTAAATTATTAACTTCTATTCAAGGGAATAATGCTCGTACTAATGAGAATTATACCTATACCTATGTATATGATAGTCAGAAAAGACCTTATATTACTAAGGAGCAAAATGGCAAAGCTTACTTTGAACATAAAGTAACAAGAGATGCCTATGGTAGAGTAAATACAGAAACTTATGTTAGTAAAAATACAGGAAATAATGTAAGTAGTACGGTTAAGGTTAAAAATGTGCATGATGCTAACTCGGGTGTTTTAACAGAAATACAAGACTTTAATGCGAATACTACCCTGTGGAAAATTAAAGAAGTAAATGAAAGAGGACAAGCCAAAGAGATGCTATTAGGTAATGGCATGATTAAGAAAAGAACCTATGACCAATATGGTTTTTTGACAAAAATGTTAGACCAAACTTCTGATGCATCAAAAAAAGCCTTACATCTTGATTATAGCTTCAATACAGTTCGAGGGAATTTAAACAGTAGAAAGAACAATAATTTAGGCTGGAATGAAAACTTTAGTTATGATAACTTAGATCGTTTAACCAATATTTCTGGTTCGGTAAGTAGAGCACAAGAATACGATGGTCGAGGTCGTATTACTTCCAATTCAACAATAGGAACGTATAATTATGGCAGTACTACTTCGTATCGTTTACAAGAAGTAGACTTAAATACTCAAGGAGATTTATATTATCAAAACCACCCTTTACAAAAAATTAAATACAATGCTTATAAAAAGCCTATATCAATTTCAGTAAAGGATAAAGCCAAAGTAGATTTTGAATATGGTTTATTACAAAATAGAAGTCATGCCTATTACGGAGGTAATGAAACTAATAAATTAGATCGTAGGTATCAAAAACATTATTCAGCAATAAGTCCTGTTGAAATAGAAGTAGATAAGCAAGGAAACACAAAAATTATTACCTATATAGGTGGAGATGCCTATTCAGCACCCCTAATGTATGTAAAACAAACAGCTTCGGGTAGCGCTAATGGCTATCACTATTTGCATAGAGATTATTTAAGTAGTGTTCTGGCTATAACTAAGAGTGATGGAACAGTACAAGAACAACGTCAATTTGGTGCATGGGGAGAAGTAGATAAATTTAAGAGTTTAAATAGTGAAATTGATTATGAACACGATACAACTCTACTAAATAGAGGCTATACAGGGCATGAACACTTTATGGGAGTGGCTTTAATACATATGAATGGGCGTATGTATGATGCAAAGTTAGGTCGTTTTTTGTCTCCTGATAATTATATACAAGAACCTTTTAGTACGCAAAGTTTTAATCGTTTTGGGTATGTTTGGAATAATCCGCTTAAATTCACTGATCAAAGTGGTGAGTTTATCTTTTTAGCTGCTATCATAGCTGGGGCTGTTATTGGTGCTACTGTAGGAGCAGTCTCTTATGTTGTCAATGCTGCGATAACAGGAAATTGGAGTTGGGGAGGTTTTGGAATGGCAATATTAGGAGGTGCTGTAACAGGAGCATTAGCAGGCTTCATAGCACCAGGCAATATTCCTGTAATGTTAAGTACAGGACAATTTTTAGGACTTGTAGGCGTAGGCGTAGCCACAAGTTTTTTACCTGGTTTTAACGTTCCTATAGGAGATTTTAACCTAAGACTAAGCCCTGCTATCGCTTTTGGAAAAGCTTTTGGAGTGGGAGCAAATGTAAGTGTATCTTATAACGATGGAAATTTTAACATGTCAGCAGGTTTTGGAGTTACATATTTTGGTTCAGCACATGGTACAGGTCATAAAGGATGGGAGTATAGAACTTCTTATGCCATAGGTTATAACAGTGGAAAGTTTAATATTTCTGTATATTCAACATATTTTAAAAGTGGAGAAACTACTCAAAGAGTTGCTGGACTTTCTCTAGGGTATGCAGAGTGGAATATACGATACGAAAATGATGGTAGCCCTTTTAGTTATTTGGGAAATATATTTACAGGAGAAAACAGTGATAGGTATAGAACCGCAGCTATGAGTTTAAGCTATAAAGACTATAGTATTGGGTTTAATTTGTTTACTGGAGACCCTAGAGAAGGATTGCAAAAAAGAGAGATTGCATCAACTGAATCAGTTGTTGGACATCCTACTTTAAGTGCTAATAAAAAAGGTGGACAATATAATGGCGGTAATGCTGATAAATACAGGTTAGGTGCTGCTTATTTTAGTTATAAAGGTTTTAGATTTGGTAGAAATTCAGAAGGTATTAGACATGCTATTCAAAATAAAGTTGCCCATACTAAAATTTCCTACCAACCATGGTTTAAGGTATTAAATACTCAGCCAGCTAGTTATTTTCAATATCAGTCATATAATCCTTACACATTATGGTAA